One window of Chryseobacterium indologenes genomic DNA carries:
- a CDS encoding CCPGW family putative bacteriocin, protein MKNSKKLSRVEMKTVQGAIKGCNPQIFCSSPQTECCPGWVCAGIRQYCIAV, encoded by the coding sequence ATGAAAAATTCAAAAAAGCTTTCAAGAGTAGAAATGAAAACTGTACAAGGTGCTATTAAAGGGTGTAATCCACAGATATTTTGTAGTAGCCCACAAACAGAGTGCTGCCCGGGGTGGGTTTGTGCTGGTATAAGACAATATTGTATAGCCGTATAA